In the genome of Cryptomeria japonica chromosome 8, Sugi_1.0, whole genome shotgun sequence, one region contains:
- the LOC131057081 gene encoding early light-induced protein 1, chloroplastic-like has translation MSTKFGDLFALSGPAPEIVNGRAAMLVFVSAIAVEVASGRDLLSQLNSGGLSWFALIAGLMTVGTLVPLFNGISRESESQQIFSSTAEMWNGRFAMLGLLALAFTEYVKGGPLV, from the coding sequence ATGAGCACCAAGTTTGGAGACCTGTTTGCGCTCTCAGGGCCTGCGCCGGAGATCGTCAATGGAAGGGCGGCTATGTTGGTGTTCGTGTCGGCCATTGCAGTGGAGGTGGCGAGTGGAAGAGATTTGTTGTCGCAGCTGAATAGTGGAGGACTGTCGTGGTTTGCGTTAATTGCAGGATTAATGACGGTGGGGACACTGGTGCCCCTGTTCAATGGAATATCGAGGGAGAGCGAGTCGCAGCAAATATTTTCATCCACAGCAGAAATGTGGAATGGGCGCTTTGCTATGCTTGGCCTCCTGGCATTGGCCTTCACTGAATACGTCAAGGGCGGACCACTTGTGTAA
- the LOC131057080 gene encoding early light-induced protein 2, chloroplastic-like, giving the protein MAAMASMMMKAPSALNCGAVNRNSVGNISRLPHSSLKIKCMAKDPQETSPTEGDSSSTSTKMSTRFGDLFAFSGPAPEIINGRAAMLGFVSAIAVEVASGRDLFSQVNNGGLSWFLITAGLLTTASVVPLLKGISTESKSRPFFSSTAEMWNGRFAMLGLLALAFTEYVKGGPLV; this is encoded by the exons ATGGCGGCCATggcttcaatgatgatgaaagcgCCCTCAGCCCTTAACTGCGGTGCAGTCAACAGGAATAGTGTGGGTAATATCAGTAGATTGCCTCACAGCAGTCTCAAAATCAAGTGCATGGCAAAG GATCCACAGGAAACGTCCCCTACTGAAGGCGATTCATCTTCAACCTCTACAAAG ATGAGCACGAGGTTTGGCGACCTGTTTGCGTTCTCCGGGCCTGCGCCGGAGATTATCAACGGAAGGGCGGCCATGTTGGGGTTCGTGTCGGCCATTGCAGTGGAGGTGGCCAGCGGTAGAGATTTGTTTTCCCAGGTGAATAATGGAGGACTGTCTTGGTTTCTCATAACTGCCGGATTATTGACGACAGCGTCGGTGGTGCCTTTGTTAAAGGGAATATCGACAGAGAGCAAGTCACGACCATTTTTTTCATCCACAGCAGAAATGTGGAATGGGCGCTTTGCTATGCTTGGCCTGCTCGCATTGGCCTTCACCGAATACGTCAAGGGTGGACCGCTTGTATAA